Sequence from the Miscanthus floridulus cultivar M001 chromosome 16, ASM1932011v1, whole genome shotgun sequence genome:
gtttttatttgacaaatagtgtttaatcgtggactaattaggctcaaaacgttcgtctcgtaattttcaaccaaactgtgtaattagtttttttccgtctacatttaatgctctatgcatgtaTCGCAAAATTCGGTGTAAtatatactgtagcactttttttagATTTTAGagtgggaactaaacacgctcACGTTCTGACCTGACTGGTTTCATGGGGTAGGAGAGTAGTGAGTTGCTGACGCGGGACGGAGACGGACGGATAATTCGTGCGAGCCAGTGAGCCAGAGCGGCCGGCCGGCCCGGCAGCCACCGACAGCGCCAGGCCGCAACCGCACGCAACGAACAGAGCGTCGTGCGAGCCCACTCGGCGGCACGCCCACACGCGGCCGACGGGCCTCCCTCGGCCGAACCGAACGGAAGTTTAGGGGACGTTTGGAACAAAGGATTTTCGTAGGAAAATCAAACGAAACAAAAACGCAGGAACGGAACGCGGAAGTCCGAGGTGACTACGGCAATAAGATGCATGCTTGTCTGCTGCTAAAAGCGAGTAGATGAGTAAGTGCATGGGTCCCACAATAGTAACATGTTATAATTAGTATCCATATTTGTCTAACATGTTACAATTTCTATGTTAtaaattcctgtgttccaaacaatCTAAATTTTATGTTTCTGTATTTTAAAATCCTATAGTTTTTTACTTTTCATCGTACCTTATTCTTCCTATTCATACGTTTTGTCATTCGTTCCAAACAGACCCTCAATAGTAATAACCCCGGCCTCACCCGCACGGTTAAAACCCAGCCGCTTCTTCCAGTTCCACCCGCCGATCCGGTCCGATCACAAGCCGCGGCGAAGCGTCCCCTCCCTCCCCGGCTCCACTCCACCCCATCCATCTGCTAGTGTTCCGTGTTCTCGTTCTCACGGCCAGCCAGCTGCGGCTTTCAACCACTCCACTCGGTTTTACGctggagacttttccctgtgtgccattataaaagatcgtaattctctgtgtgcctctgaaaaaattcagcggtcttcagcgccactacttcaactttttcgtgtcatccatgccacttccgtcagtttgggctctaacgccgttaaactgcaggtgtgaaaagacgaaaatgcccttaagttcaaatatgttattaattttttttagcatcttaacgacttcaaatgaaaaaactcaaaactagaaagttgtagatctcgtcgagatctataattttcatataaattttttttcatttaatttcgtaaaaaaaatataatttaatatgattaatatatcttagaaaaattatattattGTTTTgcaaaattaaatgaaaaaaaaaatttatatgaaaattatagatctcgacgagatctacaactttctagttttgagttttttcatttgaagtcgttaagatgttcaaaaaaaaattaataacatatttaaacttaagggcattttcgtcttttcacacctgcggtttaacggcgttagagcccaaactgacggaagtggcatggatgacacgaaaaagttggagtagtggcactgaagaccgctgaattttttcagggacaCACAaggaattacgatcttttataatggcacacagggaaaagtctctttaCGCTGTGGTGTGGTGTCTCGTCTCGGGCGGGGCGGGGGCGTCAAAAGGGCGTTATTTTAATCTTTATTAGTCGACGGCGACGGTGGTGAGAGACGGGAGACACAGAGGCAGGGGGCAGGGCAGGCCGCTCTCAAAAATAAAGCGGGGGGCGAGCTCGCCTGCTCGACCGACGTGCTGAGCTGTTCTTCCGCgcgctctctctctatctctggtCTCTGCCTGTGCGTGCCCGCGGTAAATGCTGGCTGGCCTGCCGCGGTGGTGCTTCTCTTCCGGCTATTAAAAGGCCGTGCTTGATGAGTAGGTGATTAAGGTGAGGGAGGAGGGCGACGACGAGGAGAGAGAGCCCGGGTCGTCGCTGCGAGGGTTGGTTCTCCGTGTGTGTGCGCGTGTGACAACACAGAGGTGGTGGTGTCAGTGCGTGCCAATGGCGCCGTCGTGGTGGGGGAGGGACGCGAGGGCCAATGGCGTTAgcggcatcggcggcggcggcacgcccGTGGTGGTGAAGATGGAGAACCCGAACTGGTCCATCTCCGAGGTCGCCGCGTCGGAGGTGGCGGCGCCGGGCTCGCCGGCGGGCACCGGCGGGGGCAAGGCCGGCCGGGGCAAGAACGCGCGGCAGATCACGTGGGTGCTGCTCCTCCGGGCGCACCGCGCCGCGGGCCGGCTGACGGGGGCGGCGTCGGCCGCGctggccgtcgccgccgccgctcgccgcagGGTGGCGGCGGGGCGGACGGACTCGGACGCCGCCCCGGGCGAGAGCACGGCGCTCCGGACGCGCTTCTACGGTTGCATCCGGGTGTTCCTGTTCCtctcgctgctgctgctcgccgtcGAGGTAGCGGCCTACCTCCAGGGCTGGCACCTCTCCCTCGAGGAGGAGGTGGACGCGGGCCTCCAAGCCGTCGACGGTCTCTTCGCCGCCGCCTACGCGGCATGGATGCGCGCCAGACTCGACTACCTCGCGCCGCCGCTGCAGTTCCTCACCAACGCCTGCGTCGTCCTCTTCTTGGTCCAGAGCGTCGACCGCATCGTGCTTTGCCTGGGATGCTTCTGGATCAGGCTCAAGGGGATCAAGCCTGTGCCGCTGGCCGCCGCCGACAAGGAGGACGTCGAGGCCGGTCCCGAGGACTTCCCCATGGTGCTCGTGCAGATGCCCATGTGCAATGAGAGAGAGGTAAGCTAGTCAAGGCAACCTTCAATCGTCCTTCCCCTTCCCTAGTTCCTTTTGTTTGTTGGAATTTTGGGATCAAAAGATTCGTTTCTTGAGTGCAATTTGAGGGGGGGCTTCCTGGGGACTCCTGTCTCTTAGTTTAGTCAACCCAGCACAAATAGAGTGGACGAGATGCATTGGTCTGGATCTTTGACTTGTGTCTCCAATCACAAGTTTGGTGCTTTCTGAAGTTTTAATTGCTTCTGTCCTAGTCGGTACCTTAGATCAACAGAATTTATCTTTTGCATTCCAAAGCTTAGGTTTTCGCGGTTGATATTCGTACTTTCAGCAAAGAGCACACTTCGTTTCCTGGTATCCAAATCTCAGTACGCCTGTTGTCAACCGACCAGTTAATAATTGGCAATGCTAGAGATTGAATGTCAAACTGTAGCATAAATCACAGCTTCCACAAATCtatagcttgtgaagaagctgatAGGAGATGATCTGCGTACTATTGCACTTTCTTTGAAACATAAGTCCAATTCAGTTAACATCTTTAACTTGGATTTTGCAGGTGTACCAGCAATCCATCGGTGCAGTTTGCAGCCTGGACTGGCCAAGGTCAAATTTCCTGGTCCAGGTGTTGGATGATTCTGATGATGCTACCACTTCGGCACTTATCAAGGAGGAGGTGGAGAAATGGCAGCGAGAGGGCGTGCGCATAGTTTACCGGCACCGGGTGATCCGGGATGGCTACAAGGCGGGAAACCTGAAATCAGCCATGAACTGCAGTTATGTGAAAGATTATGAGTTTGTTGTCATCTTTGATGCTGATTTCCAACCACAAGCGGATTTCCTGAAGCGCACTGTGCCCCATTTCAAGGTTTGGCTCAATTGTACAATGGTAGCTGCTGTACCTGACAGTTAGTCCTATTAGATATATTTTCTGAGAATTTGAGTGTGCAATTTCCAGGGAAAGGATGACGTCGGGTTGGTTCAGGCAAGATGGTCTTTTGTAAACAAGGATGAGAACCTGCTGACCAGACTTCAGAACATAAATCTTTGCTTCCACTTTGAGGTGGAGCAGCAGGTGAATGGGGCATTTCTCAACTTCTTCGGGTTCAATGGCACCGCAGGAGTGTGGAGAATTAAGGCACTTGAGGAGTCTGGAGGATGGATGGAGAGGACAACAGTGGAGGATATGGACATAGCTGTTCGAGCACATCTCAAGGGGTGGAAGTTTCTCTTCCTAAACGATGTTGAGGTATTGGCCAGTATTCGCTGCTGCTTAAGCAGAATATGCCTTGCGTAAAGACATGATAACTTAACCTGTGTAACTTCTCTTTCAGTGTCAGTGTGAATTGCCAGAATCCTATGAAGCATACAGAAAGCAGCAGCACCGGTGGCACTCAGGTCCCATGCAATTGTTTAGGCTCTGCTTTGTGGATATAATAAAATCTAAGGTACGGCACTTTTTTTGTCTGTAGGCACGTTGTGAAAGCTAAAATGTTTGGAAAAAGTGTTAAGCATGCCCAGTAAAATGTATCTTATTTACAACGGCCTTTCCCATTATATTATTTGGTTTCATAGGAAAAGCCACAAAATGAAGTAATTACTATGAAGCGTCAGCTACATTGTTGTAATAACAATGTAAAACATCAAATTAGAATCTGATCTTtcaagtagttgctatgcttCTCTTGCCTTTATGCATCTTCTTTTTTCGGTTCATTTGAATCGTTTGTTTAGTCTACCATAATTTATGAGTCCATTGTGGTTTGTCTTTTATTCTTCACATTTGAGCTTTTCTGTTCAAGCTTGCACAGTGTAGGCATAAGGTTATTGGATAGCTGACCTGATGTTGCTGCTTACTTTCTACTGCAGATTGGATTCTGGAAGAAGTTCAATCTCATATTCCTTTTCTTCCTCCTCCGGAAGCTCATCTTACCCTTCTATTCATTCACTCTTTTCTGTGTCATCCTTCCCATGACAATGTTCGTTCCTGAAGCTGAACTCCCTGCATGGGTAGTATGCTACATTCCAGCAACAATGTCCATCCTCAACATCCTCCCGGCCCCAAAATCTTTCCCATTCATTGTTCCATACCTTCTGTTTGAGAACACCATGTCGGTTACCAAGTTCAATGCCATGATTTCTGGTCTGTTCCAGCTCGGTAGTGCCTACGAGTGGGTTGTCACCAAGAAATCAGGTCGTTCTTCTGAGGGCGATCTCCTAGCCCTCGTTGAAAAACACTCCAAGCAACAAAGAGTAGGTTCTGCACCCAATCTTGACACACTAACAAAGGAGGAGTCAAATCTTAAAAAGGacaccaagaagaagaagcacaacagGATCTACAGGAAGGAACTCGCACTGTCCTTCCTTCTGCTAACAGCAGCCGCCCGCAGTTTGCTGTCTGCCCAGGGCATCCATTTCTACTTCCTCCTGTTCCAAGGGGTCTCATTCTTGGTTGTCGGCCTTGACCTAATTGGCGAGCAAGTGGATTTATAGCTATGAGGAGTATAATGGGTTATTTTTtttgcttgaagaaatcttcgcaAGCATCAAAGGGCTCTTTGCAAAGGGAAGAGCGTCGCCCCTCTTTGATGCTTACACGAGGAAAACCTTGGTCCCTGTTCCAGGGGCCAGAAGATTCACCAGAGATACTGAAATGCGGAGCTGTAGATAGGTATAGTTTGGGTTTAGCCTGTGAGATGCTTTTATTCTTTCAGGTTTCGATTCTTTTGTAAGAATATTTGTCCCTGGACGGGctcttttctctttctttttctttttgatgaCAGACCTTACCTTCAAATGAAGATAATACTTGTGTTCACCGTGTATTCTGATCAATCAATCAATTACCATGATTATTGAGGTACATCTCCTAGAAGTAGTATACTGTGAAGGGCAAATGGTGTGGCTCACAAATGGAGCCTGttgaagccccccccccccccccccccccccccacacccaaAAAAAAAATGCCGTGTTCCATCTTGCTACATGCTGTCTTTTTCTTTGGCCTCATCATGTGCGTTTAGCAGGGATATGTTTGTTTGCGTGATGAATTGTCCCCATCCTTGAAAAGGACAGCAATCCATGAGTGTGTCCCTCTGTTTGCAACAATCCATGTGGAAATAACGGCCAGTTTGGCACAGCGACGTTGCGAGCTGTTTTATTTGCCAAACATTTATTTTCAAAACAGTTTCATCTATTAAGTTGTTTTTCTCCCATTCTAACAAAAGCATGAGTTGGGATAAGCTGAAAAAAAGTATATAAGCTCTCtccctcatttctctctcccaTCCATGTATGAAGTTGTTTTGACAAACAGTTTTTGCAAAACAGATCTGCTTTACCTAGAAAGTTACTCATGAagttgtttttttaaaaaaaaaacagctttaCTAATGAAGTTGAGTTGtgccaaacagaccctaaatAGGAAATGCTAGTAACTAGTCGGCTCGTTTGGCCTGTCGCCTGATGGCGCTTGCCCTCCTAATCTTCCAATTGGCGACCTGACATCATGAATTTTTATTAGTAGCTCTCAAGTGACAAACACATCTGCTGGGTTTTATTATTAGTGGTTTCTGCGGACCAGCTGCTGTATTTTCCTTTGTCCTTTTTACATGGCTTGGCTGGCAGTTCTGGCTTCTGGGCACTTGAAGATTGGGAGGGAGGTGGGGACGGATGGTCCATCGGTTTGAGTGTTTGGGCAGGTTCAGACTGACTGAACCGAGGTTTCAGTTTTGGTTGGGCAGTAGTAGGACTCTCCAGTCTTCAGCTTCTCCCGCTTTCGCTTCCTCCAGAAGAACAAAGAGCTATTACTAGCTTCTAAAATTCTGTCTGTTCGCTTGttagtttcagccagcccaaatcagtcagccaacagtgttttcctctcacaataaaccagcaccagtcagcccaaaccagcccagaaaccaaccagcgaacaggccattGTTACACTGGTTCCACATTTCGAAGCGATTAGCTCCATAGGAAACCGTATCAGCTTTTACAAGTCGCTGTTCCCGGCTAGAATGTGGAATGTGGAAAGAGAAGAATCGGGTGCCAAATGCAGGCAGCGCACATGGCTCCGACTCCAATCCTGCGAGGAAAGAGGACAGAGACCCTCCCGCAACGTCCCCATCGCGCTCGAGATCTCGGACATAATCAGACACGCTTTCCCCGCCGGATGATAATCCCCATATAAACAGGTCCCTATTTTGCCCGTAAACAAGCTCGAGTTCCCGGACGGCGACGTGCCATCCGCCAGTGACACTCGCGCTCGCACGCCGGCACGCGCGTGGATGCCGCCGCGTGAGACGGTAAAGCCGGTACAGAGTACGTACACGCATTTGGGACTTGGGAGCAAGAGCACGGCGTGTACCGTCCGTGCCCcccgtttttttttttgagccgaACGCAGCAGCAGGTGCCCGTGGCCGCGGTTTTTGGCCGGGGCAACTGGACGTGCCCGTCCCGTCCCATGTGCGTGCCCAGTTTGACTGCACCTGCACGCGCCGTCGTCAGGTGCGGATTTGGTGCGTGCCGCGGCCCGCGCACCAGCTCCCTCGCTACTGCGCGTGCGGCCTCACATGGGCTCCATCCAGAGTTCCAGACCGCTCTGCCGACCAGTCAGTCACCGGTGGATGGTCTCACGTCAGACGGAAACGCTCGCAGCCGCAGGGCAGGCACAGGCAGCACGCCGCACCTACGGCCGGCAACCTGCGTGCGCGAGACACGCTGAGCGGAACGGATGCCGATGCGATGCCCTGCCCTGCGCCCCTGCCCGGTGGGTCGGTCGCTTCACTCACTGCATGACTGGACAGTGAAAGAGAGACCGACGCTGGCTGCCGGAATTGGCCCGGCACGCGGGCGGCCTCCGCCGAAAGGCGGATGGTCCCGTCGCTCCCTCgccccgcccgcccgcgcccacCTGACTCGACTCTGCCTCTGCCAGCGCGGTTGCGAACATGGCACGCTACGAGCGCCATCCGCCGTTCCCCTCGGCGCGTCCCCTCGCCTCACCGCGGCCGGGCGCCCGGTGTGTCCAAGCCGACGGACACTGCTTGCTTCGCGCTCGCCGTTGCGTGGTTAACGTGCTGTCAGGACTCAGGACCAGCAGACGTCAGATTCTGGCTATGTTTCAGAtggggaaaaaaaagaaaggcTTGAATGCTTGATGCAGCCCAGAATCAGCAAGGCCACGATAGCTTTGCCGAATACCGACTGCAAATATCATGAGTAGACAGTTGCCAATCTTCATCAAGATCAGCTATTCAGATCTCAATTATTTGCTTGCATGGAATGAACCAGCCGCCAGCGACAACGAAACTCAGATCGACATAGTAGTAGTAGACTAGTAGGTTTACACAAGGCCCAACCGGGAGCGCTCTCTATGTACATATAAACTACAGGACGGGGCCAATAATACAGATGCAGTACTTGCCATTAGCACTAATAACACGGGCGGCAAGAGACATGCTTATTATTACGATTCCACATCAGGGGGTATCCGAGACCGAGCAACTGCTTGGATTCATTACTTCCGGACTCTAATAATAACAAAGCAATGATCTTTGGATGTGATCTCGGCCCTACTACTCCAATGAAGCCAGCATGTGGTTGCGCGGAGTGTCGAGGATCATCATGATTGTGCGCCAGGACCAGACTACGAGCTTACCTTGCCAACTTGGCTATTGCCTATTGCCCATCCCTTCTATTCCTATCAGcatcgtcctcgtcgtcctccagaTCACTGAATGATACGTCCTCCTCCTGTCCTAGTGAAGCTCTGTTGCCTGCCTGGACAACCTCGTCGGTAGGATCGTCATCAGGCCATTCATCGACTTCCTCTTCGTCAGTCTCAAAGCGAAGCTTGGACTGGACGGGTGAAGTCTTGCTCTCCTTTGTCACTGCCAACTCTTCCTCAACCACTGACTTGTCAACCATTTCCACTTCAGTGGTTGAAATTGGGAATTTTTCGGACACGATTTCGGGCATGATATCAGAAGAAGGTTCTTCAAACGATGATTTCTCTGGAGTGTCAGCTTTATCTCGGATGATTGAAGGTTGAATCACCTTCTCTTCAGGAGGAGCAGAGGATGCATTCGAACTCTCTGATGATTCACCAGGAACCTTGGATCCCCGCTTATTCTGAGACTGTAAACTTTGCAACAACTGCTCCCTTGCTTCTAGGATCTGTGTAGATAACAAGATCATTAAGGTCCCTTATAAACATAGGTGGAAACAAAGTAAAAGTGTGGCGCAAAAAATGAAAGCTAAGGAAAGAAGCAGACTGTTGTTCTACAACATGCAAAGCAAAACTGTAACTAGCTGGTAAAAGTTTACTTATTTATTTACTGACCCTCTCATCCTTGGCAATAGGCATAGCACAGAAATCcataattatataaaaaaaattgggTCACAAGAGATAGATATACTATGGATGATCCAGGATAATACCTGTGGCGTTGAAAGAAGTTCAGCATCTTGCTTGTTGAGTTTCGAGTGCAAAAGCACAAAGTAGATCTTCCAGAAACATGCTTCAGTCATATCAGTAGAGCAAATCTGAACCTTTAAATCTGATAAGCCTGGCACAAGGTGCTCTATAGACAGCGCATGCACGTATTGAGCATCTGACAGTTCAAAAtctgaagaaagaaagaaactgtGTAAGATACAATGATGGGATAAAGGAAATTAATGAGGTCCATTACACAAACTTTGATTgcattttggaaaaaaaaagataCAGCCTCAGGTGAAGCATTCAAGGAT
This genomic interval carries:
- the LOC136512990 gene encoding probable xyloglucan glycosyltransferase 7, with protein sequence MAPSWWGRDARANGVSGIGGGGTPVVVKMENPNWSISEVAASEVAAPGSPAGTGGGKAGRGKNARQITWVLLLRAHRAAGRLTGAASAALAVAAAARRRVAAGRTDSDAAPGESTALRTRFYGCIRVFLFLSLLLLAVEVAAYLQGWHLSLEEEVDAGLQAVDGLFAAAYAAWMRARLDYLAPPLQFLTNACVVLFLVQSVDRIVLCLGCFWIRLKGIKPVPLAAADKEDVEAGPEDFPMVLVQMPMCNEREVYQQSIGAVCSLDWPRSNFLVQVLDDSDDATTSALIKEEVEKWQREGVRIVYRHRVIRDGYKAGNLKSAMNCSYVKDYEFVVIFDADFQPQADFLKRTVPHFKGKDDVGLVQARWSFVNKDENLLTRLQNINLCFHFEVEQQVNGAFLNFFGFNGTAGVWRIKALEESGGWMERTTVEDMDIAVRAHLKGWKFLFLNDVECQCELPESYEAYRKQQHRWHSGPMQLFRLCFVDIIKSKIGFWKKFNLIFLFFLLRKLILPFYSFTLFCVILPMTMFVPEAELPAWVVCYIPATMSILNILPAPKSFPFIVPYLLFENTMSVTKFNAMISGLFQLGSAYEWVVTKKSGRSSEGDLLALVEKHSKQQRVGSAPNLDTLTKEESNLKKDTKKKKHNRIYRKELALSFLLLTAAARSLLSAQGIHFYFLLFQGVSFLVVGLDLIGEQVDL
- the LOC136512855 gene encoding uncharacterized protein, with amino-acid sequence MSWLARSITATLSSPRGSDADEADSDPASAQSGAGPEEEESSPRDRSPNLGPVAGEPEQPGTPSRGVKDDISELTETLTRRLWGVASFLAPPPSPPEASTPRAATPAQGEEEGVEDGEEAAVLSPRIAGIRSDLAEIGGRVRSGISMLQNNLAVAEISKIASSLLPFGQGEADEGEPVPGVTEEVVVFVRHISTRPETWLDFPLFISERYADDFELSDAQYVHALSIEHLVPGLSDLKVQICSTDMTEACFWKIYFVLLHSKLNKQDAELLSTPQILEAREQLLQSLQSQNKRGSKVPGESSESSNASSAPPEEKVIQPSIIRDKADTPEKSSFEEPSSDIMPEIVSEKFPISTTEVEMVDKSVVEEELAVTKESKTSPVQSKLRFETDEEEVDEWPDDDPTDEVVQAGNRASLGQEEDVSFSDLEDDEDDADRNRRDGQ